A stretch of Elgaria multicarinata webbii isolate HBS135686 ecotype San Diego chromosome 5, rElgMul1.1.pri, whole genome shotgun sequence DNA encodes these proteins:
- the DZIP1 gene encoding cilium assembly protein DZIP1, with protein MAAAASPVPAALPPFQFRPRHDSPDWRRLSAVDVERVAAEVNVAVLQEHLAHVTFCTAERERCPHCQAPADPLLLRLLRLAQLCLEYLLHSQDYLSAQLRANQELLRSADAHRDLLAKDVARGAQEIRLLKEECKRRKKMIGTQQMMLQAGATYHQCQFCEKAFMNYSFLHSHLQRRHGEEPPIEQKKKAQTDKLQEEINKLKEQLQLTKSQLEAEQHAHMVKLSKEYEEHRSKEEEIRHLFHKWKEEEKEKLASELEKVKEMFMKEFKELTAKNTELENHLLEVQKSNKHLKSNLGTLKDSYEFIEEKHQSAVDHENVMQLLEKQETKWTSKVQALQEEHGNEKHQLTSQIEKLKTAMTEEFNASNIFYKKRIEELGQRLQEQNDLIIAQKHQIQNLATKKSVENMRSSDVKASSQNVVQPKSSLSSTREQALLVHMLEPIEELPEDEKEIEKHEPKVGKNKHHVIHTLKSNPSLTRELRAVLEQTLAEKLESLGIKSGVHGIPSDHLTRVLMSVESAREERKKQVPDIQHIREQLERQVSFRVAERASCSRLLSHSQLSPEANQRAAHIGGSLSTVLPKPAKRYSVAKRPSVQRTLPAENTSTPKTKKSALGGEIPRKLHSITTSPFSSEDEVEEDDIMQSYISPELSQPKAPKSNSKGSLSRFASQSDVNSPEEDEVEKIGVNLKPSKSMLIERANDQVEKLLLSQGKGNKPVGEIVVGSASIQKCAQGVKFTRVEDEDDDDWDLSSLEDEKPLLAKEEKVKNVAALEKNDSNVTSMPHAWGAPMGKSPKDEGLQDADTTSTLKSSLVTVTDWSDSSDI; from the exons atggcggcggcggcctctCCAGTGCCGGCGGCGCTGCCCCCGTTCCAGTTCCGCCCCCGGCACGACAGCCCGGACTGGCGGCGCCTGAGCGCCGTGGACGTGGAGCGGGTGGCGGCCGAGGTCAACGTGGCGGTGCTGCAGGAGCACCTGGCGCACGTCACCTTCTGCACCGCCGAGCGGGAGCGCTGCCCGCACTGCCAGGCCCCCGCCGACCCGCTCCTGCTCCGGCTGCTGCGCCTGGCGCAGCTCTGCCTCGAGTACCTGCTCCACTCCCAGGACTACCTCAGCGCCCAGCTCCGCGCCAACCAAGAGCTGCTCCGGTCCGCCGACGCCCACCGCGACCTGCTCGCCAAGGATGTGGCCCGCGGAGCCCAGGAAATCCGGCTGCTCAAGGAGGAGTGCAAGCGCCGCAAAAAGATGATCGGCACCCAGCAGATGATGCTCCAGGCCGGGGCCACCTACCaccag TGCCAATTTTGTGAAAAAGCGTTTATGAACTATTCCTTCCTGCACAGTCATTTGCAGCGTCGCCATGGAGAAGAGCCACCCATTG AACAGAAGAAAAAAGCACAGACGGATAAATTACAGGAGGAGATCAACAAGCTGAAGGAGCAGTTACAGCTTACCAAGTCTCAATTAGAAGCTGAGCAACATGCTCATATGGTCAAATTATCCAAG GAATATGAAGAACACCGATCCAAGGAGGAGGAGATTCGTCACTTATTTCacaaatggaaagaagaagaaaaagaaaaattggcCAGTGAACTAGAGAAGGTGAAAGAGATGTTTATGAAGGAGTTTAAAGAGTTAACTGccaaaaatacagaattagaaaat CATTTATTAGAAGTCCAGAAGTCCAACAAACACCTGAAATCCAATTTAGGCACATTAAAGGACAGCTATGAATTTATTGAAGAGAAACACCAGAGTGCTGTAGATCATGAGAACGTAATGCAGCTTCTTGAAAAACAG GAAACTAAATGGACTTCTAAAGTGCAAGCCCTTCAAGAAGAACATGGAAATGAAAAACACCAG CTTACGTCACAGATTGAGAAGCTCAAAACGGCAATGACAGAGGAATTCAATGCAAGCAACATCTTCTATAAGAAGAGGATAGAAGAACTAGGACAGAGACTTCAAGAGCAGAACGACCTTATAATTGCACAGAAGCACCAG ATACAAAATTTGGCTACCAAAAAATCAGTAGAAAACATGAGGTCGTCTGATG TGAAAGCTTCATCACAGAATGTTGTTCAGCCCAAATCCAGTCTGTCATCCACACGTG AACAGGCCCTCTTGGTGCACATGCTGGAGCCCATAGAGGAGCTTCCAGAGGATGAAAAAG AAATAGAGAAACATGAGCCCAAAGTAGGGAAGAATAAGCACCATGTAATTCATACTTTGAAGAGCAATCCTTCTTTAACAAGAGAGCTCAGAGCTGTTTTGGAACAGACCCTAGCAGAGAAGTTGGAATCCTTGGGAATTAAATCA ggagtTCATGGTATCCCAAGTGATCATTTGACCAGAGTCTTAATGTCTGTTGAATCTGctagagaagagagaaagaaacaggtCCCTGACATTCAGCATATTCGAGAGCAACTTGAACGGCAAGTCAGCTTTAGAGTTGCAGAAAGAGCATCTTGCAGCAGGCTTCTTTCCCACTCCCAGCTTTCTCCAGAAG CTAACCAGAGGGCAGCTCACATAGGAGGTTCATTATCCACAGTGTTACCCAAACCAGCAAAACGTTACTCGGTTGCCAAACGCCCATCCGTACAAAGAACACTCCCTGCAGAAAACACATCTACTCCGAA AACCAAGAAGAGCGCTTTGGGAGGTGAAATTCCCAGGAAGTTGCATAGTATTAC AACCTCACCATTTAGCTCAGAGGATGAAGTGGAGGAAGACGACATCATGCAGTCCTACATCTCACCAGAATTGTCTCAGCCTAAAGCAcccaagagcaacagcaagggcaGCTTGTCAAGATTTGCAAGCCAGAGTGATGTGAACTCGCCTGAAGAAGATGAAGTGGAAAAAATCGGAGTGAATCTTAAGCCGTCAAAAA GCATGCTAATTGAAAGAGCAAATGATCAAGTGGAAAAGCTTCTTTTGAGCCAAGGAAAGGGAAATAAACCCGTTGGAGAAATTGTTGTCGGCTCAGCATCTATTCAGAAATGTGCCCAAGGAGTAAAG TTTACTAGAGTtgaggatgaagatgatgatgactgGGATTTATCATCCCTGGAAGATGAAAAACCCTTGCTGGCGAAAGAGGAGAAAGTTAAGAATGTAGCTGCCCTTGAAAAGAATGATTCAAATGTTAcgtccatgccccatgcctgggggGCTCCTATGGGAAAATCACCAAAGGATGAAG gccttcaagatgcagatACAACAAGTACATTAAAAAGCAGCTTGGTCACCGTCACAGACTGGAGCGACTCTTCAGATATATGA